From bacterium, the proteins below share one genomic window:
- a CDS encoding PatB family C-S lyase, which yields MSFDFDTPVDRTGTNSEKWDRYAGRDILPLWVADADFRSPAAVVDALAERARHGVYGYPGTPPGLVEVFLETCEREWGWRVDPAWLVWLPGLVCGLSVTCRAVGEPGSGVAVHTPVYGPFLRVPGLMDRTVRKIALEGDNAAGWTCGREHFAAGLTDDVRLFLLCHPHNPVGRMWRRDELAVFAEECLRRDVVICSDEIHAQLSLATDRRHVPLASLSPEIAARTITLLAPSKAFNIAGLGCSVAVIPDDSLRRRFERAKAGIVPHVNVFGLVAAEAAWRHGGDWLAAQLVYLRANRDLLAAAVADLPGVSMSRVEATYLAWLDVRELGLTDAGAHFESHGLGFSPGEHFDGPGYVRCNFACPRATLEKAIRRLRGAVEAARG from the coding sequence ATGAGCTTCGACTTCGACACGCCCGTCGACCGGACGGGCACCAACAGCGAGAAGTGGGACCGGTACGCCGGGCGGGACATCCTGCCCCTATGGGTGGCCGACGCCGATTTCCGGTCGCCAGCGGCCGTCGTCGACGCCCTGGCCGAACGCGCGCGCCACGGCGTGTACGGCTACCCGGGCACGCCGCCGGGCCTGGTCGAGGTCTTCCTCGAGACGTGCGAACGCGAGTGGGGGTGGCGGGTCGATCCGGCCTGGCTGGTGTGGCTGCCCGGCCTGGTGTGCGGCCTGAGCGTGACCTGCCGCGCGGTGGGCGAACCGGGCAGCGGCGTGGCGGTGCACACGCCCGTGTACGGACCCTTCCTGCGCGTGCCCGGCCTCATGGACCGCACGGTGCGGAAGATCGCCCTCGAGGGCGACAACGCGGCCGGCTGGACCTGCGGGCGCGAGCACTTCGCGGCGGGCCTGACCGACGACGTGCGGCTCTTCCTGCTCTGCCATCCCCACAACCCGGTGGGCCGCATGTGGCGTCGCGACGAGCTCGCGGTCTTCGCCGAGGAGTGCCTGCGGCGGGACGTCGTCATCTGCAGCGACGAGATCCACGCCCAGCTCAGCCTGGCGACCGACCGCCGGCACGTGCCGCTCGCCTCGCTCTCGCCGGAGATTGCCGCCCGCACCATCACCCTGCTGGCGCCGAGCAAGGCCTTCAACATCGCCGGCCTCGGCTGTTCGGTGGCCGTGATCCCGGACGACTCCCTGCGCCGGCGCTTCGAGCGCGCCAAGGCCGGCATCGTGCCCCACGTGAACGTCTTCGGCCTGGTCGCCGCCGAGGCGGCCTGGCGCCACGGAGGCGACTGGCTGGCGGCCCAGCTCGTCTACCTGCGTGCCAACCGGGATCTGCTGGCCGCCGCCGTGGCCGACCTGCCCGGCGTCAGCATGTCCCGCGTCGAGGCGACCTACCTGGCCTGGCTCGACGTGCGCGAGCTCGGCCTCACCGACGCGGGCGCCCACTTCGAGTCCCACGGCCTCGGCTTCTCGCCCGGCGAGCACTTCGACGGCCCGGGCTACGTGCGGTGCAACTTCGCGTGCCCGCGGGCGACGCTGGAAAAGGCGATCCGGCGGCTGCGGGGGGCGGTGGAGGCCGCCCGGGGGTGA